A window of Ipomoea triloba cultivar NCNSP0323 chromosome 2, ASM357664v1 contains these coding sequences:
- the LOC116010006 gene encoding cytochrome b-c1 complex subunit 7-2-like, whose translation MASSSLMQSLLNPSKNWFAAQHMKAISNRLRKYGLRYDDLFDPKEHLDIKEALERLPQEVIDARNQRLKRAMDLSMKHEYLPDDLQKMQTPFRSYLHEMVDLVEKERAERKALGALPLYQRTIP comes from the exons ATGGCGTCGTCGTCGTTGATGCAATCGCTGTTGAATCCCTCGAAGAATTGGTTCGCCGCACAGCACATGAAAGCTATCTCCAACCGCCTCCGAAAATACG GTTTGAGATACGATGATTTGTTTGATCCGAAGGAGCATTTGGACATCAAGGAGGCTTTGGAACGTCTACCTCAAGAAGTTATTGATGCTCGGAACCAGCGTCTCAAACGTGCTATGGATCTCTCAATGAAGCATGAGTACCTCCCTGATGATCTTCAG AAAATGCAGACGCCATTTAGAAGTTATCTGCATGAGATGGTGGATCTG GTAGAGAAAGAGAGAGCAGAACGGAAAGCTTTAGGAGCATTGCCCCTTTACCAAAGGACAATCCCATGA